Proteins encoded within one genomic window of Bradyrhizobium sp. AZCC 1719:
- a CDS encoding PQQ-dependent sugar dehydrogenase: protein MKSAFNRSIVALAAILVVAGASQAPAQQKALKKYESGTKDFWNNPPPDWFLGDETEQQKGLAPPSGPPTGASDAELAALMKKIKLPDGFKIEVYASNVLSARQMAWGDKGTLFVGSFELGNVYAIKDNGGKKEVKTILKGLKMPTGLAFLDGALYVVAVDKLIKYENAEANLDNLGAGKVVYDDMPSYIAHGWKYITVDKDGWFYLPFGPPFNIGIPPTSVSQVRRVDPKTGNAEIWALGVRNSVGGDIDPRSGRYWFTENARDWVSDDMPSDKLNMISRIGEHFGYPYCHQGDMPDPKFAMGHKCSEFTPPVVNLGAHVAPLGMKFYTGDQFPAEYKNNILIAEHGSWNRHKYQGARIKRVIVDADGKNAKSEIFASGWLEGDQGYLGRPNDILLDKDGSILVADDWAGAIYRISYTKK from the coding sequence TGCGCTCGCAGCAATCCTTGTTGTTGCGGGGGCCAGCCAGGCTCCTGCGCAACAGAAGGCCCTGAAGAAATACGAGTCCGGTACCAAGGACTTCTGGAATAATCCGCCGCCAGACTGGTTCCTCGGCGATGAGACCGAACAACAAAAGGGCCTCGCTCCGCCGTCAGGGCCGCCGACCGGCGCCTCGGACGCAGAACTGGCGGCGCTGATGAAGAAGATCAAGCTGCCCGACGGCTTCAAGATCGAAGTTTATGCGTCTAACGTGTTGTCCGCGCGGCAGATGGCGTGGGGCGACAAGGGCACGCTGTTCGTCGGTTCGTTCGAACTCGGCAATGTCTATGCGATCAAGGACAATGGCGGCAAGAAAGAAGTCAAGACCATTCTCAAGGGCCTCAAGATGCCGACCGGCCTCGCCTTTCTCGATGGCGCGCTTTACGTCGTCGCGGTCGACAAGCTGATCAAATACGAAAACGCCGAGGCCAATCTCGACAACCTCGGCGCCGGCAAGGTGGTGTATGACGACATGCCGTCCTACATCGCTCATGGTTGGAAATATATCACCGTCGACAAGGATGGCTGGTTCTACCTGCCGTTCGGTCCTCCCTTCAACATCGGCATTCCGCCGACCAGCGTTTCGCAGGTCCGCCGCGTCGATCCCAAGACCGGCAACGCCGAAATCTGGGCGCTCGGCGTCCGCAACAGCGTCGGCGGCGACATCGATCCACGCAGCGGGCGATACTGGTTTACCGAGAACGCCCGCGACTGGGTCAGTGACGACATGCCGAGCGACAAGCTGAACATGATCTCCAGGATCGGCGAGCATTTCGGCTATCCCTATTGCCACCAGGGCGACATGCCGGACCCGAAATTCGCGATGGGCCACAAGTGTTCGGAATTCACGCCGCCCGTCGTCAATCTGGGCGCGCACGTCGCGCCGCTCGGCATGAAGTTCTATACCGGCGATCAATTCCCGGCCGAGTACAAGAACAACATCCTGATCGCCGAGCATGGCTCCTGGAATAGGCACAAATACCAGGGCGCCCGGATCAAGCGCGTCATCGTCGATGCCGACGGCAAGAACGCCAAATCGGAGATCTTTGCCTCTGGCTGGCTCGAAGGCGACCAGGGCTACCTCGGCCGGCCGAACGATATCTTGCTGGACAAGGACGGTTCGATCCTCGTGGCCGACGACTGGGCCGGTGCGATCTACCGCATCAGCTACACCAAGAAGTAG
- a CDS encoding c-type cytochrome: protein MRSALMGSLLALVICVPLARAADIAAGKAKAELCVGCHGEGGISQIENTPSLAAQPDQFIQWQLVFFRAGTRKNEQMQPIVEQLNNEDIRNLGAYYASLEPPKASKPDDNPDLSKKGEQAAVGRRCASCHTDSYAGTKGVARVAGQREEYLVKALREYKSGVRSGGAMAAMTDVAYSLSEEEIEALAHYLAHL from the coding sequence ATGCGAAGTGCATTGATGGGGTCGCTGCTGGCGCTTGTGATTTGCGTGCCGCTCGCCCGCGCCGCTGATATCGCGGCCGGCAAGGCGAAAGCCGAGCTGTGCGTCGGTTGTCATGGCGAGGGCGGCATTTCGCAGATCGAGAACACTCCCTCGCTGGCGGCGCAGCCCGATCAATTCATCCAGTGGCAGCTCGTGTTCTTTCGTGCCGGCACCCGCAAAAACGAGCAGATGCAGCCGATCGTCGAACAGCTCAATAATGAGGATATTCGCAACCTCGGCGCCTACTACGCCTCGCTCGAACCGCCGAAGGCATCAAAGCCTGACGACAATCCCGATTTGTCGAAGAAGGGAGAGCAGGCGGCCGTCGGCCGGCGCTGCGCGTCATGCCACACCGATAGCTACGCCGGCACCAAGGGGGTCGCCCGCGTCGCCGGCCAGCGCGAGGAATACCTGGTCAAGGCGCTGCGCGAGTACAAATCGGGAGTGCGATCCGGCGGCGCGATGGCTGCGATGACGGATGTCGCCTATTCCCTCAGCGAGGAAGAGATCGAGGCACTCGCGCATTATCTTGCGCATCTCTGA
- the panE gene encoding 2-dehydropantoate 2-reductase, with protein sequence MRILVVGAGAIGGYFGGRLLQAGNDVTFLVRPKRASELASAGLIIRSPTGDVTLANPPTVQADKLTETFDVVLLSCKAFDLEDAIKSFAPAVGPTTAIIPLLNGMLHLKVLDKKFGADRVLGGLCAIAVTLNEAREVVQLAPMQSLNFGERDGSMSERVRAIAKVFDSGKFGAVASEHVMQDMWEKWVFLASLAASTCLMRTSVGNILAVAGGKDFLLGMLDECSAIAKASGYEPTGPFFQRTSGLLTTEGSPMTASMFRDIKAGLPVEADHVIGDLVARADAAKIPVPKLRIAYTHLKAYEKQQG encoded by the coding sequence ATGCGTATTCTCGTGGTCGGGGCCGGCGCCATCGGCGGCTATTTCGGCGGCAGGCTGCTTCAGGCAGGAAACGATGTGACGTTCCTGGTCCGGCCGAAGCGCGCTTCGGAACTCGCAAGCGCAGGTCTCATCATCAGGAGCCCCACCGGTGACGTGACGCTCGCGAACCCGCCGACAGTACAGGCCGACAAGCTCACCGAGACATTCGACGTCGTGCTGTTGAGCTGCAAGGCGTTCGACCTCGAGGATGCGATCAAATCTTTTGCACCTGCGGTCGGGCCGACAACCGCAATCATCCCGCTGCTCAACGGCATGCTGCACCTCAAGGTCCTGGACAAGAAATTCGGCGCCGACCGCGTGCTCGGCGGTCTCTGCGCGATCGCGGTGACGCTCAACGAGGCCCGCGAGGTGGTCCAGCTAGCGCCGATGCAGTCGCTTAATTTTGGCGAACGCGACGGCTCGATGTCGGAGCGGGTGCGTGCGATCGCAAAAGTGTTCGACAGCGGCAAGTTCGGTGCCGTGGCCAGCGAACACGTCATGCAGGATATGTGGGAGAAGTGGGTTTTCCTTGCTTCGCTCGCAGCCTCCACCTGCCTGATGCGCACCTCTGTCGGCAACATCCTGGCGGTGGCCGGCGGAAAGGATTTTCTGCTCGGCATGCTCGATGAATGCAGCGCGATTGCAAAGGCGTCGGGCTACGAGCCGACGGGACCGTTCTTCCAGCGTACCAGTGGCTTGTTGACCACCGAGGGCTCGCCGATGACCGCCTCGATGTTCCGCGATATCAAGGCGGGACTGCCGGTGGAAGCCGATCATGTGATCGGCGATCTCGTAGCACGCGCCGACGCGGCGAAGATTCCGGTGCCGAAGCTGCGCATCGCCTATACGCATCTGAAGGCATATGAGAAGCAGCAGGGGTAG
- a CDS encoding 2-hydroxychromene-2-carboxylate isomerase, protein MSSNPQFLFDFGSPNAFLSHEAIPAIEKRSGVKFEYVPILLGGIFKATNNKSPAETLAGIKNKREFHALETERFVKRFGVKPYVWNPFFPVNTLNLMRAAVAAQFEGVFEKYVDAAFHHMWIEPKKMDDPEVAAKALTSSGLDAAKLLARSQDADVKARLIENTQNAVDRGAFGSPTFFVGKEMFFGKEQLREVEEMISGK, encoded by the coding sequence GTGAGCTCAAATCCGCAATTCCTGTTCGATTTCGGCAGCCCAAACGCCTTCCTCAGCCATGAAGCGATTCCGGCGATCGAAAAACGCTCCGGCGTGAAGTTCGAATATGTGCCGATCCTGCTCGGCGGCATCTTCAAGGCCACCAACAACAAGTCGCCCGCCGAAACGCTCGCCGGCATCAAGAACAAGCGCGAATTCCACGCGCTGGAAACCGAACGCTTCGTGAAGCGCTTTGGGGTCAAGCCCTACGTCTGGAACCCATTCTTCCCGGTCAACACGCTGAACCTGATGCGCGCGGCGGTGGCAGCCCAGTTCGAGGGCGTGTTCGAGAAATATGTCGATGCTGCCTTCCACCACATGTGGATCGAGCCAAAGAAGATGGATGATCCCGAAGTCGCTGCCAAGGCGCTGACCTCGTCCGGCCTGGATGCTGCCAAGCTGCTGGCGCGATCGCAGGATGCGGATGTAAAGGCCAGGCTGATCGAGAATACGCAAAACGCGGTCGACCGTGGCGCGTTCGGCTCGCCGACGTTCTTCGTCGGCAAGGAAATGTTCTTCGGCAAGGAGCAACTTCGCGAAGTCGAGGAAATGATTTCGGGAAAGTAG
- a CDS encoding DUF2239 family protein: MADTSRPLFTAFIGPQRLAAGPLAEVALAVMQASRRPAVLPIIIFNDATGQPIDLDLRGTEGDVVARLPQPASSPEVEADEAAATTGPRGRGRPKLGVVAREVTLLPRHWEWLGAQPGGASVALRKLVDEARSANGDADRARAARDAAYRFMSVMAGNLAGFEEASRALFADDRRRFVVLVAGWPDDIRDHVVKLAFSDRAEP, encoded by the coding sequence ATGGCCGACACGTCTCGCCCCCTGTTCACAGCCTTCATCGGCCCGCAACGCCTGGCGGCCGGCCCGCTCGCCGAGGTCGCGCTGGCGGTCATGCAGGCTTCCCGCAGGCCTGCCGTGCTGCCTATCATCATATTCAACGACGCGACCGGCCAGCCGATCGATCTCGACCTTCGCGGGACCGAGGGCGACGTTGTTGCCCGCCTGCCGCAACCGGCCTCGTCTCCGGAAGTCGAAGCCGATGAGGCTGCTGCGACGACTGGGCCGCGCGGACGGGGACGGCCCAAGCTCGGCGTGGTCGCGCGCGAGGTGACGCTGTTGCCGCGCCATTGGGAATGGCTCGGGGCGCAGCCCGGCGGCGCGTCGGTGGCGTTGCGCAAGCTCGTCGACGAGGCGCGCAGCGCCAATGGCGATGCGGATCGCGCCCGCGCGGCAAGGGACGCCGCCTATCGCTTCATGTCGGTGATGGCCGGCAATCTCGCCGGCTTCGAGGAAGCCTCGCGGGCGTTGTTCGCCGATGACCGGCGGCGCTTCGTTGTTCTCGTCGCCGGCTGGCCCGACGATATCCGCGACCACGTCGTCAAGCTCGCCTTTAGCGATCGCGCCGAGCCATAG
- a CDS encoding glutathione S-transferase family protein: MLTVHHLNNSRSQRVLWLLEELGLAYEIVRYQRQPDMRAPKELRAIHPLGKSPVITDNGNTIAESGAICEYIVGTYGNGRLIPPPNTPERLRYTYWLHYAEGSAMSPLLLKLLFTLMPKRAPALLRPLVRKVSNTALTTLVNPQLKQHMDYWESELGKSEWFAGNEFTAADIQMSFPLEAAAARGGLEQGHPKAMAFLERIHARPAYARALEKGGPYVVGR; encoded by the coding sequence ATGCTGACGGTTCATCATCTCAACAATTCACGCTCCCAGCGCGTGCTCTGGCTTCTCGAAGAGCTTGGCCTCGCTTACGAGATCGTCCGCTATCAACGCCAACCGGACATGCGCGCGCCCAAGGAACTGCGCGCCATTCACCCGCTCGGCAAATCGCCCGTCATCACCGACAACGGCAATACGATCGCCGAGTCCGGCGCGATCTGTGAATACATCGTTGGCACCTATGGCAATGGCCGCCTGATCCCGCCGCCGAACACGCCGGAGCGGCTGCGCTACACCTATTGGCTGCACTATGCCGAAGGCTCCGCGATGTCGCCGCTGCTTTTGAAGCTGCTGTTCACGCTGATGCCGAAGCGTGCGCCTGCGCTGCTGCGGCCGCTGGTGCGCAAGGTCTCCAACACGGCGCTGACCACCCTGGTCAATCCGCAGCTCAAGCAGCACATGGATTACTGGGAGAGCGAGCTCGGCAAGAGCGAATGGTTCGCCGGCAATGAATTCACCGCCGCCGATATCCAGATGAGCTTTCCCCTGGAAGCCGCCGCGGCGCGCGGCGGGCTCGAGCAGGGCCATCCCAAAGCGATGGCGTTTCTCGAACGCATCCACGCGCGGCCGGCCTATGCGCGCGCGCTGGAGAAGGGCGGGCCGTATGTGGTCGGGCGTTGA